Proteins encoded together in one Microcebus murinus isolate Inina chromosome 16, M.murinus_Inina_mat1.0, whole genome shotgun sequence window:
- the SPATA25 gene encoding spermatogenesis-associated protein 25, whose translation MTIPSQTGFGAAMSYFVSPQTHPGLLSSGQGGAASPGSSLGLYSPVEAVMVASGGVGQKAEQVAPAAQAWGPALAMPEARGCPGGASWEPLRRKEYSRYCHKVPHVRQPESLGWQDGCSRSRAPHLGGPSRPGPLLLCGLSPGVLPPPPEAGGKEAGSQPDICILTLAMMIAGIPTVPVPGLREEDLIRAAQAFMTAHPEPDGAGEGARWEQARAHTASGQVPLVRSRRGQPPGSCL comes from the exons ATGACTATTCCCTCACAAACGGGCTTTGGGGCAGCCATGTCCTACTTTGTGTCTCCACAGACTCATCCAGGTCTTCTGTCTTCTGGTCAAG GTGGGGCCGCTTCTCCAGGCTCATCCCTTGGCCTCTATAGCCCTGTAGAGGCAGTGATGGTGGCCTCTGGTGGAGTAGGCCAGAAAGCTGAGCAGGTGGCAcctgctgcccaggcctggggcccagccctggcAATGCCAGAAgccaggggctgccctggggggGCTAGCTGGGAGCCGCTGCGGAGGAAGGAGTACAGCCGATACTGCCACAAAGTCCCCCATGTGAGGCAGCCGGAGAGCTTGGGCTGGCAAGATGGCTGCTCCAGAAGCAGAGCTCCCCACCTTGGTGGCCCCAGCAGGCCTGGGCCCCTGCTGCTGTGTGGGCTGTCACCAGGGGTTCTGCCACCACCCCCAGAGGCAGGGGGGAAGGAGGCCGGCTCCCAGCCTGACATCTGCATCCTTACCCTGGCTATGATGATCGCTGGCATCCCCACTGTGCCCGTCCCAGGCCTGCGGGAAGAGGACCTGATCCGGGCTGCTCAAGCTTTCATGACGGCCCATCCGGAGCCAGatggagctggggagggggcacGGTGGGAGCAGGCACGTGCCCACACAGCCTCTGGGCAGGTGCCGCTAGTGAGATCCAGGAGGGGCCAGCCTCCTGGCTCCTGCTTGTAG
- the ZSWIM3 gene encoding LOW QUALITY PROTEIN: zinc finger SWIM domain-containing protein 3 (The sequence of the model RefSeq protein was modified relative to this genomic sequence to represent the inferred CDS: inserted 1 base in 1 codon): MELGSCFKTYEDFKECFNAYKKENRCSFILRDCVSVRFHNLNHGTSIREDILYMQVKFVCIRTQTNRKRTREADMCPAYLLLRYNERLDRLFISELNTQHIHGDAKSAAVGGDTTGKSQTTMCLQKLQPVQPTISEDLDTEKSPVETLFCLDKVQVPSKPEQEGITPSDLAKIAKVMKNFLKVDEGSMASFSVGDSQDLDRLSFQSSKMSDLFIRFPENLLLHRVENAQGHILYAFLVENKERESRVVHFAVLKAETATSVAKMLSIFTEFNSDWPKVKVVFVDPSFPHRSVLQEIFPAARILLSIYHTTRLLEKKLHRSSANPSFKRLMKEALREAVFVTSDTSLKNLCQMSQALLDEDLFNFLQAHWFTCELLWYMHVRKGLHACNTYMDSLDIVTSKVSSLFREQQSLLDCILCFVDYIDFFNTKGLKNLPTAPPKLKRARPASMPPKSKKDFRISGGSLTRLPVEETKPDSQQVQLKQQPQVQPSQGSMLDTLHQSGSELAYKLCQNEWEVVQNSTHLVDMAGSSVDVQLLEDSHQVSKDGCSCSCSFQQWYHLPCRHILALLHTSQQPVGEAMVCRRWQKKYQHLLGPNGELQDHGVVPNTGQLERQGQNNMIQDLSRELANLLMQAEGPELEERYSTLRKIVDIWADPCQLPESNLQPGDFKDVGRLPFLWGKQEDGEGXPPAAAMIHD; this comes from the exons ATGGAACTGGGCAGCTGCTTCAAGACCTATGAGGACTTCAAGGAGTGCTTCAACGCCTACAAGAAGGAGAACAGGTGCTCCTTCATTCTCAGGGACTGCGTCTCTGTACGGTTCCACAACCTCAACCATGGCACCTCCATCCGCGAGGACATCCT ATATATGCAGGTGAAATTTGTCTGTATTCGGACCCAGACAAACAGGAAGAGAACACGGGAGGCAGACATGTGCCCGGCTTACTTGCTCCTGAGGTACAACGAGAGACTAGATAGACTATTCATCAGTGAGCTAAACACCCAGCATATACACGGTGATGCCAAATCTGCTGCTGTTGGAGGTGACACCACTGGCAAATCTCAAACGACAATGTGCCTACAGAAACTCCAGCCTGTGCAACCAACAATCAGTGAAGACCTTGACACTGAAAAGTCCCCAGTTGAAACATTGTTTTGCCTAGATAAAGTACAAGTGCCCTCAAAGCCAGAGCAGGAAGGCATCACTCCTTCTGACTTGGCCAAGATAGCAAAAGTGATGAAGAACTTTCTTAAAGTAGATGAGGGTTCCATGGCTTCCTTCAGTGTGGGTGACAGCCAAGACCTGGACCGCCTCAGCTTCCAGAGCAGCAAAATGAGTGACTTATTCATCCGCTTCCCAGAGAATCTCTTGCTGCACCGGGTGGAGAATGCCCAAGGCCACATCCTCTATGCTTTCTTGGTAGAGAACAAGGAACGAGAAAGTCGAGTGGTACACTTTGCTGTGCTCAAAGCCGAGACAGCCACCTCTGTGGCCAAGATGCTGAGTATCTTCACAGAGTTCAACTCTGATTGGCCCAAGGTCAAGGTGGTCTTTGTGGACCCTTCATTCCCTCACCGGTCTGTCCTACAGGAGATCTTCCCTGCTGCTCGCATCCTCCTCTCCATCTACCACACAACCCGACTCTTGGAGAAGAAGTTGCATCGTAGTTCAGCAAATCCATCTTTTAAAAGGCTCATGAAAGAAGCCCTTCGGGAGGCTGTGTTTGTCACTTCTGATACCAGCCTGAAAAATCTTTGTCAGATGTCCCAGGCCCTACTAGACGAGGATCTCTTCAACTTTCTACAGGCCCACTGGTTCACCTGTGAATTGCTGTGGTACATGCATGTCAGGAAGGGCCTGCACGCGTGTAACACCTACATGGACAGCCTAGACATTGTCACCAGTAAGGTGTCAAGCCTCTTCAGGGAACAGCAGTCCCTGCTGGACTGCATCCTCTGCTTTGTGGATTACATAGACTTCTTTAATACCAAAGGCTTGAAGAACTTGCCCACGGCTCCTCCCAAGTTAAAGAGGGCTCGGCCGGCAAGCATGCCACCGAAGTCTAAGAAGGATTTTAGAATTAGTGGTGGGAGCCTCACCAGACTCCCTGTGGAAGAGACAAAACCAGACTCACAGCAGGTGCAGTTGAAGCAGCAGCCACAGGTACAGCCCTCCCAGGGTAGCATGCTAGACACCTTGCACCAGAGTGGCTCTGAACTAGCTTACAAGCTGTGCCAAAATGAGTGGGAGGTGGTACAGAACTCCACCCACCTGGTGGACATGGCTGGCTCCTCAGTGGACGTTCAGCTGCTAGAGGACTCTCACCAGGTTAGCAAAGAtggctgcagctgcagctgtTCCTTTCAACAATGGTACCACCTGCCATGCCGGCACATTTTGGCCCTTCTGCACACCAGCCAGCAGCCCGTTGGTGAAGCTATGGTGTGCCGCCGGTGGCAGAAGAAGTACCAGCACCTCCTTGGGCCCAACGGGGAGCTCCAGGACCATGGTGTGGTCCCAAACACAGGCCAGCTTGAGAGGCAAGGACAAAACAACATGATTCAGGACCTAAGCAGGGAGCTGGCAAACCTGCTAATGCAGGCTGAGGGGCCAGAGCTGGAGGAACGCTATTCCACCCTGCGCAAGATTGTGGATATCTGGGCTGACCCCTGTCAGCTACCTGAGTCCAATCTGCAGCCAGGAGACTTCAAGGACGTGGGCCGTCTCCCTTTCCTCTGGGGAAAGCAAGAGGACGGGGAGG CTCCCCCTGCTGCAGCCATGATTCATGACTGA
- the ZSWIM1 gene encoding zinc finger SWIM domain-containing protein 1, whose amino-acid sequence MALTMLNGLLVNDLSPPLLLHQVTKTAQLDTFNYQSCFMQGVFARFPEILFIHRTYNPRGKVLYTFLVDGPQVQLEGHLARAVYFAIPAKEDAEGLAQMFQVFKKFNPAWERVCTILVDPHFLSLPTLAMEFPAAEVLLSAFHICKFLQGKFYQLSLERPVERLLLTSLQSTMCSATAGNLRKLYTLMSTCIPPAKLPELHSHWLLNDRIWLAHRWRSRAESSRYFQSLEVTTRILSQFFGTTPSEKQGMASLFRYMQQNSGDKGSFHLGLSPQNNLAPSDISPESHKVEQLVESRIQHSLNAICTGPAAQLCLGELAVVQKSTHLIGSGSEKMNIQILEDIHKVQPQPPASCSCYFNQAFQLPCRHILAMLSARRQVLQPDMLPAQWTAGCATSLDSILGSKWNETLDKHLAVTHLTEEVGRLLQHCSKEEFERRYSTLRELADSWIGPYEQVQL is encoded by the coding sequence ATGGCCCTGACAATGCTGAATGGGCTTCTGGTTAATGACTTAAGCCCACCTTTGCTGCTGCACCAGGTGACCAAGACTGCCCAGTTAGATACTTTCAACTACCAGAGCTGCTTTATGCAAGGTGTCTTTGCCCGTTTCCCTGAGATCTTATTTATCCACCGGACCTACAACCCAAGAGGCAAAGTGTTATATACCTTCCTGGTGGATGGACCTCAGGTACAGCTGGAAGGTCATCTTGCCCGGGCAGTCTACTTTGCCATCCCTGCAAAGGAGGATGCTGAAGGCCTGGCCCAGATGTTCCAGGTGTTCAAGAAGTTTAACCCAGCATGGGAAAGAGTCTGTACTATCCTGGTGGATCcccacttcctctctctgcccaccCTAGCCATGGAGTTCCCCGCAGCTGAGGTCCTGCTCTCAGCCTTCCACATCTGTAAGTTTCTCCAAGGCAAGTTCTATCAGCTGTCCCTTGAAAGGCCTGTGGAAAGGTTGCTCCTGACCTCCCTGCAGAGCACGATGTGCTCAGCCACAGCAGGCAACCTGAGAAAGCTGTATACCCTCATGAGCACCTGCATCCCCCCAGCCAAGCTACCCGAGCTGCACTCCCACTGGCTGCTCAACGACCGTATCTGGCTGGCCCACCGCTGGAGAAGCAGAGCCGAGAGCAGTCGCTACTTCCAGAGCCTTGAGGTCACCACCCGCATCCTCAGCCAATTCTTTGGCACCACCCCATCTGAGAAACAGGGCATGGCCTCTCTGTTTCGATACATGCAGCAGAACTCTGGAGACAAGGGAAGCTTCCACTTGGGCCTGAGTCCCCAGAACAATCTTGCCCCATCAGACATCAGCCCTGAAAGCCACAAAGTGGAGCAGTTAGTAGAATCCCGCATCCAGCACTCCCTCAATGCCATCTGCACAGGGCCAGcggcccagctctgcctgggcGAGCTTGCCGTGGTCCAGAAATCCACACACCTCATTGGCTCTGGCTCAGAAAAGATGAACATACAGATCCTGGAAGACATTCACAAGGTGCAACCCCAGCCCCCTGCCAGCTGCAGCTGCTACTTTAACCAGGCCTTCCAGCTGCCCTGCCGCCACATCCTAGCCATGCTCAGTGCCCGCCGCCAGGTCCTCCAGCCTGACATGCTCCCTGCTCAGTGGACAGCAGGCTGTGCCACCAGTTTAGACAGCATCCTGGGCAGCAAGTGGAATGAGACCCTGGATAAGCACTTGGCAGTGACTCACCTCACTGAGGAGGTAGGTCGGCTCTTGCAGCACTGCAGTAAGGAGGAGTTTGAGCGGAGGTACAGCACCCTGCGGGAACTGGCCGACAGCTGGATCGGCCCTTATGAGCAGGTCCAACTCTGA
- the NEURL2 gene encoding neuralized-like protein 2, with translation MAAASGPAELGAPRGPARPEPPPTRFHRVHGANIRVDPTGTRATRVESFAHGVCFSSEPLAPGQLFLVEIEEKELGWCGHLRLGLTALDPASLAAVPEFSLPDLVSLGHTWVFAITRHHNRVVQEGHPETEAAPSRPPTLLVEPYLCIEQFRIPRDRLVGRSRPGLYSHLLDQLYELNVLPPTARRSRLGVLFCPLPNGTADMHIVINGEDMGPSAKGLPSAQPLYAVVDVFASTKSVRLVQLEYGLPSLQTLCRLVIQRSVVHRLAIDGLHLPKGLKDFCKYE, from the exons ATGGCTGCTGCCTCCGGCCCGGCGGAGTTGGGTGCACCCCGGGGACCCGCACGCCCGGAACCCCCTCCCACCCGCTTCCACCGGGTGCACGGTGCCAACATCCGCGTGGACCCCACTGGGACGCGGGCCACACGCGTGGAGAGCTTCGCCCACGGCGTGTGCTTCAGCAGCGAGCCGCTGGCCCCGGGCCAGCTGTTCCTGGTGGAGATCGAGGAGAAAGAGCTAGGCTGGTGCGGGCATCTGCGCCTTGGTCTGACTGCGCTGGACCCCGCCAGTCTGGCCGCCGTGCCCGAGTTTTCGCTACCCGACTTGGTCAGCCTCGGCCACACCTGGGTCTTCGCCATCACGCGCCACCACAACCGCGTGGTCCAGGAGGGCCACCCAGAGACAGAGGCAGCCCCCAGCCGCCCCCCGACCCTCCTGGTGGAACCATATCTGTGCATCGAGCAGTTTCGCATTCCCCGGGACCGCCTGGTGGGCCGCAGCCGGCCAGGGCTCTACAGCCACCTCTTGGACCAGCTCTACGAACTGAACGTGCTGCCTCCAACCGCGCGCCGTAGCCGCCTGGGCGTCCTCTTCTGTCCGCTCCCAAATGGCACGGCCGACATGCACATCGTCATCAACGGCGAGGACATGGGCCCGAGCGCGAAGGGGCTACCCTCCGCCCAGCCCCTCTACGCAGTGGTGGATGTGTTTGCCTCCACCAAGAGCGTGCGCCTGGTCCAGCTCGAGTATGGCT TGCCGTCCCTGCAGACTCTGTGCCGCCTAGTGATCCAGAGGAGCGTGGTGCACCGGCTGGCCATTGATGGGCTCCACCTGCCCAAAGGACTTAAGGATTTCTGCAAGTACGAGTGA